The sequence GACACTCAGGACACTCATAGACATCTGTAGGACCTCACTGTACCTGGACGTTTTTGTTTTAATATCCTGTACATAACAAATTGTGCTATGCTCCATTGGGTGCCATAGTCCAGGGTGTTCCCTTCTGAAATATCTGGAAGATTCAGTATATCTGTAATATAGTGCTACATAACATCTCAGTGGCGATGTATTCATGAAGATTCTTCTTATTTTTAGTCTTAGCAGAATAGAGTTTGTGTCCAATCCCACATATTAGGGGTTTGAGTGTAACTCCATGCAGATATTGCCTTGAAACAGCTGAACCCATGGCCACAAGGTAATATTACTGATGACTGACCTATTCTGCTACTTTTTTCCATCTAGGTATCTATAGTTGTAAAAAATCTATTTAATACATAGTCTTTAAATGCCATTAAATATCTACAATATAGTTCATGTAACTCAATAGAAGCAGCTGTGTAATACTGGTAAAAATAGATGCTCCCTCCAAGTCATCCATTTTTCACCTCTGGATAAACATCCGACATGAAAGCTTTACATGATTTTGACTATTGTCAGTGTCAAGTAGAATgtcacatcctcctcctctttggaTTCACCACACTGTTCACTTCTTAGGAGATTTCTTTTAAATGTTGAACTTTTTGAATCCATTGCTCATCCTCTGAGTCTTCTTCATCTGATGAAATACCTCTGTACCTGAGGATGGAACAGATTTGGTTACTGCGAGATCTTCATACTAAAATATGTAGTTTTTCATGTATTCCCCTTTCTGATTTTGGAAAGACTTCTGTCTCAGGTCCTATTCACATTGCATTTCGGGCTATGCTTTTTTAACTTAGTTCTGCGTATTGTGAAAGTATAAATTGTCTGTGTATgccattatagtaataattattacaattttatttgtatagcaccaacatgtTCCACAGTACTTTCAAATccttggggtacatacatagaccaAATCTGACAACCATGACACGAGGAGTGAGGGTCCTGCTGGCAGGAACTCCGGCCCTAAAGAGCGCTTATAATATATATGTCACCACCTGAAAGAcactaaaacatataaaaatgtcccaaatatatttatttaggtAATAAAGCGCTGGCTATTTAAGATGTATAAGGCAGGGTCAGGGAGTAAGCAGGAGATCAGGATTACTGCTTTTAAGGTAGAAGTGTCCATTGTCCAAGTGTCCATTGAACATAGgaaatctgtgctgttctcttccttcaTACTGGATGATTTTATATCCAGCATTAACATTAATGTACGATGAAGGCGTTCAGCAAATTATGGATCAGAAGGAGGAAAAAAGCTAGAAGTAGCCATAACTGAGATAAATTCTCTCCTCAGTGTGGTGTGTCCTCGGTGTGCTGTACCAGCTGTAGGccggctgtgtatgagaggttaACCCTTTACAAGCTACTGTATGCTAGTTTAACAAATTAACCCCTTTACAGAATGAGCTCCCCCTCATAGTCGATACCTTCCACAGAAGAAGTAAATCACCAGATTTTGACTTCTCACTCTTAAAGTGAAAGTAAACCTTGTTTCACTGCCACGATGATGGAAACCATTGAATTTTCCAATATGAATTTGAGAAAAGTCTTATAATTTCATCTACTGTCATTTATTGCATTTTTCTAGGAACTGATAGGTCTTTTGTAAAGTCCTCTTTAACAGAATATTTCCACCAACATAAGTCATTGCATAATACTAGGATAAACCATATTTTGCTGGTCAGTGGATGTCCAAAACCCTTGATACCCATGACAAATGAGCTGCTCCCATTCAAGCTGGGGAGGCTAGGTTGCAATACCTGCATAGAAAGTGCCTACTTGCTTTACCAGCACCACAGACCTTTCATACTGGTGACCATTGGGAGTCCAAAAGTGTTTTAGATCAAATATACTTATAAGATTGTAacccattaatatatatattttttagtaaCTCCATCCATTTGTAGAAAGTAAATGTACAATAAACCTGTATCTGTTGATGCAGTCAAACATATTTTCAAGGGAGAAGGCACCAGATTTAAAAGGTTGTATGAAATaagaaaaaagtttgtttttttaacatgttttttattTTGAGTGTCGATCAAAGAATTACATTTAGTGAATTTCACAGTACTTTGTATTTTATAACAGAACAAAAAAAGATATAACTATTCCATAGCCTACCCCCTTCAAACCTACCCCAGTTGTCATGGAAGACAACTGCAATCATACGCATAACACATAACCTTCTAGACATATTTAGTTTGTTAGTAGCACCCAATGTAATTGCCTACCTCCCAAAAAGCATCTCATATGGTAAGCCTGCCTAAATTGACAGAAAATCAGCCATTccgtaaattaaaaaaaagtgagaTAATCTGCCTAACCACAAACCTTGAGAAAAGCATTTGTTCACCTTCTGTGGAAATTGTCTACTGTCTGGGGAACTGTAATACCTTATGGGTTTCTTTTAGAAAGATGATTTACCACTTATGTACAGTAAGGCATAGGTCTGTTTTTTCATAAACTACACCACTATAAATAGGGCTTAGCTGTAATATCAAACAGAGCCCCTAGACAAGATGTCACATACTCACCTGTCTGGGCTTCAACACTTCTTCTTTCGTTGCAGTCAAGTAAGGTGTTCCACCTTTACCAATAAAGTAaacatcactgatctcagggagaccagttaaGAAGACACTGTCAGCTGCCAGTTAATGTGcttaacacagtgatatcctaggtgcattgcctcctgggaaacatgaagATGCAAAAAAGTCCGCAGAGCCtaagttacaagtctcaaaacacgggactagccagatgtccctccaggaaggacctagAAAAGGGATAGAACCCTCTCTTTGCTAGGTCCTTTCCTCTCTttggctagtcccatgttttgagacttggaACTGAAGCTCTTCTGACTTTTTTGCATACACCTTCACCAAGGCTACCATGCTTGCCGCAGCAGATGCCAAGTCTATCCTGTTTGGTCTCAGCATAGAATGCTTGTGTTGCCCAGGCTATTTAATGCAGGTTCCTGCCTTTAGAAGGTGCCtgtgattgttttttttctgaGAATTTCACTAGCATGCAGACTATTTTGAGGTCTTGTCTGTTTTGACTGTTCGATTTCCATCTATATACTCATTCTGCATTGTCGAGACTGTCTGACTTTGCAATGTACCCTATTAACCCTCTATCTACTGATTCTGTACTTTATGACCTGGCTTTTGACCCTTGGATAGTACCTGGTTTTCCCTCTGACTGCTAATACATGACCGGCAGATATTGACCTACTGAGCTGGTTAGTCAACTTTGCTTACCCTTCTTTTCAGTCCATGTTTCCCTGTTGGAAGGGCCTATTGGATTGGAAGGGCCTATCCTCATGGTTGGAGTTGCCCATAATAAGACAGGTTATAaaaaaggcagggacaggggCTTGGGGGTCAAATTAGCGCTCCACTTCCTTCACCTGTTATTACCTTAGAGTACTTTTTCTAACTAAAAATTGTTCCCTTTTTTTAATCTTGTAGAACCCTTTTTACACTAACAAGAAAGAAACTGGACCATGCAATATACCGAGTAGGGAAATAAAAGCACATAAAAGAACTCCATACCTTTTCTCAACTTCATTGATGGTATCTGGTAATGCAGAGTCTTTAGTTTCCAGCAGGAAGCAGGATAAGAAGCCTGCTATTATGGGAGCAATTCCAAATAGCATGGGAAGGATTGTGGCTGAAAAATCCCCTGTTAAATGCAAAACAGAAGCCACAGCGGAGCCTAGGCGAGCGTTCATAGTGCTAAGACCCATCCCAGTTTGCCTACATGGGACAAAGAATAATACTTTCATAAGTGATATACAATGGAGGACTTAAAATATAAACTTAAAATATATTCCTCTTCTTTACTTTCTACAATGTTggctccttttttttcttttttttatttctaggctgggttcacactacatatatttcagtctgtattgaggtcctcatattgcaaccaaaaccaggagtggattaagaacacagaaaggatctgttcacacaatgttgaaattgagtggatagccgccatttaatggcaaatatttgctgttattttagaacaacggctgttatattgaaataatggcagttatttactgttatatggcggccatccactcaatttcaacattgtgtgaacagatcctttctgtgtttttaatccactcctggttttggttgcaatactgaatgaaatatactgactgaaatatacgtagtgtgaacatagccttactctgtaaAGGCCCAATCTAGCTGCATTCCCTATGGAAGTCTACAGTATGTCTCATCTTAGCAGAATTTGAGTATTACGATGCTCTCAAAGGCAGCTCTGCCTGATCGGATTGGCTGCTTTGTATAAGCACATGCCTGTCACAAGGTTTCATTGGCTAATATATGACATGATGAAACGGTTAATGCTATCAATGGCAGGAATTATAATTGTTGACCTACCTTATCTCTGTAGGGTAGAGCTCTCCAGTGTACAGGTACATGCATGTAATAGAAGATGCCAGGAAAGCCTTTCCGGTTACGGCTAGCactgtacacaacagcagcatTTCTGCAAATAGACAGCAGATTGTCCATTATTGGCAGCAATGACGTAAGCTTACCGGTCCCTATGCAATATTTATCAAACTCTTACAAATGCAATAAAACTGTTTAACAAGTTAGTGTCAATGATCTTTGAATGGTTGATGAAAGAAATAGGCAGATGAGTTACTTTACCTTTAGGCGTGAAGCTATAAGATAGTACCATTATTCCAGCCAGAATTAAGGACACGAACTGCATGACTCTTCTTCCCACAAATGTCATCACCAACATCACCATCAGCTTAGCCATCATTTCTACTCCTCCAAATAGCGCCTGAGCCATGAAAACGCTGAGTCCAAAATTCTGAAGGTCCATATTGAGCCCATAATAGGCAAAATTGCTTGTAAACCTATTGGACGGGAAAAAAATTATCCACATTTATAACTATAGTTATGATATTTACTGCATATATTATGCCGGCAAATCTATGGGGACACTCTGTAGGTCCACTTGAGCTATTACACAGAACATAGTATtaataacacaggtcaacagcatttttggggccaaagatatttcaacgaatttagggtaactttggggtgctgattctgaatatgtcatcagttttgccagattggctcaagtttttgagaattttcgtgaaatgtgtaaaaaaaaaaaaaaaaagacgtaatttgctacacgcgcattaactttattgctattgtcatgaatacaataaattttacaaagtaaatgttgattttagtttattttaactagttttagaaagtaatcttcaaaaatgaacaagacatgaaaaaaaacttgagccaatctggcaaaactgatagcatattcagaatcagctccccaaaaataccccaaaatcattaaaatattttggacaccagtaaattatttttttttgttgacctgtgtaatcaATACCCAAAAATACTAAACTTACCAAACTAGAACTAGACAAAGGGACATGTGTCTCATAGCTGGAGTGCGGACAAGGTCAAAGACTGAGTGTGAAGCTCTGATTAAAAGAATATCTTTTTCCATCTCGGAACAAAGCATCTGTGGGTAGAATGTGGTGAAGGTGAAAcgcaaaaaaatgaacaaaaatatatacaggagacaataGGATATAATAAAGAAAACAAGAAGGAGAAAGTTAAAGGTATCAGTGCATAGAATAAAGTTTTCATGCACATCAGACATATGTGACCTATTTTTATGCTCCAGAGGAAACAAAATTTCAATCAGTTtgtaacagaaagttatacagattagtaaattatttttatttaaaaaaaaaaaaacaatctttccttatcagctgctatatgccctgcagaagTGTACTATTTCCTGCCACCTCCATGtctggaaatgtccagagcagtagcaaatccccataaaaaactctcctgctctggacagttcctgttatggacagaggtggcagcaaagagcactgtgtcatactgaaaataatacactacttcctgcaggacatacagcagcctataagtactggaagacttcagatttttaaatcaaaggaaattacaaatctgtaccacTTTTTATGAAACCACTTTCCCCGAGGAAGCGTGCAatagcgaaacgtacgtaggaacgGCTCGTGAGGTGTCTGACATTATGGGTAGGCGCAATAAGTTCTAAAATGTTATAATGGCCATTTGGTTTTTGCAGCCTATGTGTTTATTGGAACTGAGGCAGTATTAGAGCATTACGAGATTTAAAGCAccttatatatatacattcccatATAGAAAAACTGTTGTGGTTAATATACGTCATTGCAGACACttgttttatatttgtttttactgtggtcatactttttaacttcatttagtattgaaaaagttttttatgtattggtacctattatatataataaaaattacttgtattttcatgaactaagcccatttttttcttctattgtatATAATTTTAGTTTGGGTAGTTTCAAATGAtagagtgacatctggtggtgtagGTTGGTACTACAACCCATATGTTTAGATcattttatttcacatctatcacaaaccagtgtgtgtaattatttttctgaaaccagttcattaaaaaaaagaaaacaaaatctcTGGAGAACCGCATTAATTGTGCAGATTCTCTATGGTACATATTCAGCGTACGGTAAAGTGCCATGCACTCAGTATTTATATGATATCTTGTACTCATATTTTACCTCTGGCGTCATTTTCTCTGCTTCTCTCCATTTGCCATTGATTCGAGCAGCTTGTTTTAGGTTTCTCAGAGCCTTGTAAGGGTCACCCCGAAGGATCAGCCACCGAGCAGATTCAGGCAACCACCTGAGTAAGAAGACAGTTGATAGGTATAAGTGtaaagagccttttacatgggttGATTATCGACagggagcattgctagaaacgctctGCCAGCTGCCATCTGTATCTTCAGGTCCCACCTCCTTTAAAATGAATGACAGCCAGAGGAAGCGggacctgaagatacagccagcaGTTGGAGGACTGGAGAGACCTGCTGTAACACAAGCGGCAGCCAAGCAGCTCGATATGTCAtgttgtgtaaaggcactgcaaatgagcaccaGTTTCACTGATCAGCCCtcgtttgcccccccccccccccccacacacacacacacacacagctgacaaATCTTTTAGTCTGAAAGGACCAAAAGATGTGTTCCTATTTTCACAGCTTTATATACTGCCAAATCCCCCGCCCCCAATTAGGCACTACTATAGTATAGAAAACTTACCAAGAGTAGAGGAAGAATAAAAAGAATGGGGCAGAAACAGCAAACTGAAGCCATCGCCAATCTCGGATCAAATATGCCATAGCTGCCAAAATTATCTGTCCCACGGAGTAGGAAAAACCAAAAAAATTCCCAGCCAGCGTCCGGCCATTCTTGGGCATCCACTCTAGGACTGCAAAACACAAGAAATCACTTAAAGATGTATAAATTGTATGTTTTGCCATAGCAAACTATTTTCCCTCAGAGGATACTTACTTAGGGAGATGCTATTGACAGAAATAGCAGAAGACGCCACACCACAGAGGAAGCGGAAAGCACAGTAGCCATCATATGTGGGTAGAAATGCAGCACAGCTTCCAGCTATTCCCATCTGAAGGTAAGACCATGTGAGGATCTCCATTCTGCCTAGTCTGAAGCAATAGGTTATCATGAATTAAAGCTATCACAGAAAACAAGACAGTGACTTCTCTGTACTCTTGCCTGTCATGGTTGTGCCACATCATGTAACATTTAGCATCTTTGATCTATGATGTGAGTGGCCCACCAGAGTATGCTGACACAAGATCTGTCTCCAACAGAAAACAACTCCATTTATCAATATAACTTGCCAATAGAATTTATTTCATAAGGGTTAATTCACAAATAACATATAACAATGACAGGTTGTatgtgtgcaaagaaaagaaTAAAGATATTATTTAAAAATTGCCAATTTTTTAAGACTGCATTTTCATGTTtatgtatacttaaaggggtattttcatcaTAAAAGTTACCCCTTTTCCCCCTTATCCTCATGATGGGAGACAACTAGGAGACAGATGAAGGTCCAATCCATGGGACTTCTACTGATTCCAAGAAAAAAATCTCCTTCTAATAAATGGGGCAGCAGTGCCCATGTATGACCCATGTTTCATTCATTCTGTATGAGACTTCTGTACATTGCAGCCACTAGATTGTAGCTGCCATGGTCTGTGTTTACACATaatatttttttaaccaaaaccaggagtcggttgaaaacacagaaactgagaaaattttcccataattttgccctgtcagttccactcctggttttggtaaagaAAGAcggaccaaaagactgacggaaatactatgcgtGAGCATATCAGTCTACTGCAACATGAGATTTCTATTTATTCCACTAATTTTGTTCCATCTTTACACACCATAACAAATTATCAAACTGTTTCCCTGGATCCATTATGGCTTTGTAGCTGCAATATAATTTTAGTAATGCTAATAATTATTGATAACTGTTATTAGTCCCCATCCTGAGTACTTAATAAGTGCTTAATAACAGCTTACTGTTGGTGTGAATAGTGCCATCCTGTTCTGTAGTGCCGTCCAAAGTTACTTTTGTAACACAGCAATGGTTGACCTGAAACTAGTCGAGCGGGCTACAATCTAAAGGAGGGAATATAAACTTACTTGTCTGAAAGACTGCCAAAGACCATTGCTCCCAAAAAGACTCCGGTCATATAGATGGCACGAGCCACTTGCCTCCAAGGATTTTGCTTGCAAACTAGATTCCACTGCAGAGTAAGAGGAAGCATTGTTACTGGTTGCATATTAATTGGAATTTACGAAACAATTACAATTATTACTATGATCTTCATTTCTAACACTTGTGGCCATTgtgcatggggagagaagcaatgAGTAGATGGACTCATTATGGTCTATGAGTAACGTTTAACCAAACCATTTTATTATCAATCACTTCAAGGCAGGAATGTAGCTCAGAGAAGCAACAAGGACATGTGCTGCCGAGAGCCAGGTTGGGGGTAACAACGAGCCACATTGTAATGACATCTAGACTTAGGGCTAGGGCAGCAAAATGAATCTTTGCCTGGGTGAAAAAAACACTAGCTACAGCTCTAATTCAGGATCTAGGTTTATGGTTGTAGACCACCTTAGCCtattttttattgcactttaACCTCATAATGTATCTAATTCATTTCAGCATCTGCCATCAGTCCATGCCTTCAGGAATTAGATGGAATAAGGCAAAATATTCTTAAACTTGAAGTATGGCCCTCAAATTGTAACAATGAAAACAGATATGTAAAGTATTAAAGAGTCCTACCTCAGTGACAATGGTGGAGGAGAAGATGCTTCGATCATAGGTCCACCCTTCTTTGCAATAGTCCATATTCTTTCCTTCCAATGGTTTCTTAGTTGAGTTCAGTATTAAGTCTCGAGCTTTTTCATACTGGACACATCTCCATGGTTTGTGGTCTTGGTCCGGTGAAGTAAAATGTTTCATAAAATGTGTCCGACTTTTATTATTCAAGACGCTGGTGGATGGAAGCTTGCAGTAGTGTTCAGGAACTGCAGCCGTGAAGTTCTGAAGAAGATTGTGGCATGATAACATAGCCACTGGTATCAATAACAGTATGGTGTGCAGTATCTGAAAACAGCCgacaccacctaaggactgaaggACATCATTAAAAGCCATGTGTATGCCATACAGGTCTTGTCACATATAAATGGTGAATGAATGGACTTTTCTCCAACGTATGATATGTATGATCACCTTTGACTACTAACTTTAAAGAGGCTTAACTCTTTCTAGCCTTTCTCTATTCTCATTTTTATAGATATACTTTGGTTCCTGCCCACTAACCCCTCCCTTTCAACATCTTCACAAAATATTTCTTATGCACCTTCAACTTGTTCTAATAACTTCCTTTGTTCTATTCATGGTTTTATTCTGAGAATGCCATTCCTCCTcttaatatatgtaatataacacAATGTCCTAGAGTATTATGAAATGACAATTTTTGGACTCAATGAACAAAGAGTTAAGTCAGAGACCTTGCTGGCTTGTGGACAAAAGGAAGCAAGAGGATGCCATTAGAGAACCATTCATGCCAAGTCAAGGAGATTTCTAGTTTTCTAGCATGTGACTGATAACTCTTTGTCATGTGCAGAGGCAGCATATGTTCTATTGACACATCTGGGGTGCCTACAGTGTGGATAGGTGGAGTAATTTGAGGCAGCTGAGGGTAGTAGCCCTTCGGACAATGTCTCTAGTATTgggatgaattgtagctgacttATCCTGTATGTCCCCCTGTGCAACTTTTGTAATTGGGGATTTTAAAAATATTGAGTTTTATACCTTAGGATACAGTTGGGTGAGGTGTCTGGGAGGTATACCCTTAATGGAGTTTGTAACTGAATGGTACTTTACTGAAGTCACAACCAGACAACAAATACTCTTTGCAGCACAGTCATCTAATACTTACCTACTTTCTATCTATCCTGCAGCACAGTCATCTAATACTTACCTACTTCCCATCTATCCTTGCAGCACAGTCATCTAATACTTACCTACTTTCCATCTATCCTTGCAGCACAGTCATCTAATACTTAACTACTTTCCATCTATCCCTGCAGCACAGTCATGTAATACTTACCTACTTCCCATCTATCCCTGCAGCACAGTCATCTAATACTTACCTACTTTCCATCTATCCCTGCAGCACAGTCATCTAATACTTACCTACTTTCCATCTATCCCTGCAGCACAGTCATCTAATACTTACCTACTTTCCATCTATCCCTGCAGCACAGTCATCTAATACTTACCTACTTTCCATCTATCCCTGCAGCACAGTCATCTAATACTTACCTACTTTCCATCTATCCCTGCAGCACAGTCATCTAATACTTACCTACTTTCCATCTATCCTTGCAGCCCAATCATCTAATGCTTACCTACTTTCCATCTATCCCTGCAGCACAGTCATGTAATACTTACCTACTTTCCATTTATTCTTGCAGCACAGGGTAGTGAAGTTACAGTCTTTTGGATGATGCTTAAAATTTGGTCATTGTTGCTTTTTATAACATTTAGAGCAAAACTACTGATAGGAAGTCTCTGAATATCCTGATAGCGCATTTGTTTTGCTAATAGAGATATATTCAGCCCAAATAGAATTATCTCTACCCAGCTTGGATGACTGGGGTGAATGttcttaaaaacaaaacaaaaaaaaaaaaccttgtactTGTTGCTGGTATTACGATTCACTAAGATAAAGACTATTGTGACATGTGAGCCACACTATACACTAACTCCGGCTGAGTTAAGCGTTTGCAGTCCTTGCACAACTTTTCTCTCATCCAGAACATTCTTCCTCATTAGAGCAGGTACATTTGCAGATATTTGGGGAGAGATTCCTTCCTTACACTATCATTTTTAGACTACATCTatacaggtaccaggacactgcacatGACATTGAAAATGTGGTTAATCTTCACTGCATGATGATCTGTAACACATTAAATGTCAAGCCTTCGCCCTCACCTTATGTCTTATATGACTCTGTAATATGGATAGCATCCATACATGCATGCCAAGGATGAGGTGTTCTttcataagatacagactgcacaggcagtctgtatcttcaggaatagactaataggcccagttaggacattcatacacagcgatctcgcgctgtatatcactgtgtatttacagagcggtggcaaaggcttatgggagcccttcccgctgcttggcatgccgggagcttcctgtcgtgCGCCGTCTCTTTTCACaggagacaggaaaagaaaataagtatattgcgaaaacgcggccctaaaagtaattaattcagattacaaatattaataaaataacaatttttatctaattatcgaaaaaaaatggtaattttcgcccatgattggttctctttaaggacttcaAGTTTATGCAGGCTGATGTAAATCTATGGCAGCCTTCTTCCAACCATCATGTGTGATCTATGATCACACATCTATGGTACTAGTGCCCTCTTATGTGAGAGGTTAGAGGTCACTTCCTCATGTTTATCTCCCGcacattttttctgtttttaacagGACCATATTACCTTATACAGGATCTTATTCCCTTATACAGGATCCTATTCCCTTATACAGGACTCTGTTTTCTTATACAGGGTGCTTTTTTCTTATATAGGACTATGTGCAAGTCAAGTTTCAGGTCTCTGACaccggtatatacaggaccctatTCTGATATAAAGGATCCCATTCTCTTATATAGGACCCTATTTTCTTATGCAGGACCCTATTGCCTTATACAGGACCCTATTCCGTTATATAGAACTCTATTCTCTTATACAGGACTCTGTATAAGTCAAGTTTCAGGTCTCTGCcactggtatatacaggaccctatTCTCATACACAGAATCCCATTCTCTTATACAGGACTCTATTCCTTTATACGGGACCCTATTTCCTTATACAGGGCTCTGTATAAGCTATGTTTCAGGTTTCCGCCACTGGTATATACAGGATCTTATTCTGATATTCAGGATCGCATTCTCGGATACAGGACCAAGTTCTCTGATATATGACCCTTTTCCCTTACACAGGACCCTATTTCCTCAAACAGGACACTATTGCCTTATACAGAACCATAATTCCTTACACAGGACCCTATTTCCTCATACAGGACCCTATTTCCCTACAGTATATAGGACCCTGTCAAGTTTCAGGTCTCTGCTGCCATTATAAATAGGGATACAGTCCAAAAAGTATCCCCAAAACTGTGTACTACTATGTATCTGTGGGTTAATTTCTAGGCAGTCttccataggtaaaaaaatatcAAGATTTCTATGATAAATAAGTTGGCTTAGCCAACCTATGGGAAGGTGGACACCTGCTGAAACTAGTTTATGTCTGTCTTTCTAGTATTCTGCATTTTACCTTTACGTAATTTGCCTTCTCAGACTACTGATAGACGTTCATTGTTTTAAGAATTTGTGTTTACTTTTGTTTCTTCCCTTGTGTCTGCCTTGCCCCCCTTTGTTCTTCGGGTAGCTGTAGGTGAGGTCACCGTCAAACACATA is a genomic window of Dendropsophus ebraccatus isolate aDenEbr1 chromosome 4, aDenEbr1.pat, whole genome shotgun sequence containing:
- the LOC138789589 gene encoding solute carrier family 22 member 20-like, with protein sequence MAFNDVLQSLGGVGCFQILHTILLLIPVAMLSCHNLLQNFTAAVPEHYCKLPSTSVLNNKSRTHFMKHFTSPDQDHKPWRCVQYEKARDLILNSTKKPLEGKNMDYCKEGWTYDRSIFSSTIVTEWNLVCKQNPWRQVARAIYMTGVFLGAMVFGSLSDKLGRMEILTWSYLQMGIAGSCAAFLPTYDGYCAFRFLCGVASSAISVNSISLILEWMPKNGRTLAGNFFGFSYSVGQIILAAMAYLIRDWRWLQFAVSAPFFLFFLYSWWLPESARWLILRGDPYKALRNLKQAARINGKWREAEKMTPEMLCSEMEKDILLIRASHSVFDLVRTPAMRHMSLCLVLVWFTSNFAYYGLNMDLQNFGLSVFMAQALFGGVEMMAKLMVMLVMTFVGRRVMQFVSLILAGIMVLSYSFTPKEMLLLCTVLAVTGKAFLASSITCMYLYTGELYPTEIRQTGMGLSTMNARLGSAVASVLHLTGDFSATILPMLFGIAPIIAGFLSCFLLETKDSALPDTINEVEKRYRGISSDEEDSEDEQWIQKVQHLKEIS